A window of the Lolium perenne isolate Kyuss_39 chromosome 7, Kyuss_2.0, whole genome shotgun sequence genome harbors these coding sequences:
- the LOC127311290 gene encoding tetraspanin-7, which yields MARCSNVLLGLFNAGVLVLALAVLGGGIWLSHRAATTDCERFLERPVIALGALLLALSLAGLAGSLCRASCLLWLYLVALFLLIALLFVFTAFAFAVTNRGAGAVVSGRGFREYRLGDYSTWLRRRVENRENWAWIGSCLHDGGVCRKLAARRETPQQFATSGLSPIQSGCCKPPTRCNFTYKSETVWIKPPGLNSTDDPDCNTWSNDPSALCYGCQSCKAGVLANLKNDWKKIATVNIIFLIFLIVVYSVGCCAFRNNRRDNSRPAWK from the exons ATGGCGCGCTGCAGCAACGTGCTCCTGGGCCTGTTCAACGCCGGCGTCCTCGTCCTGGCCCTCGCGGTCCTCGGCGGCGGCATCTGGCTGAGccaccgcgccgccaccaccgacTGCGAGCGGTTCTTGGAGCGGCCGGTGATCGCGCTGGGGGCGCTGCTCCTGGCGCTCTCCCTCGCGGGGCTGGCGGGGTCCCTCTGCCGCGCCTCCTGCCTGCTCTGGCTCTACCTCGTCGCGCTCTTCCTCCTCATCGCGCTGCTCTTCGTCTTCACCGCCTTCGCCTTCGCCGTCACCAACCGCGGCGCCGGCGCCGTCGTCTCCGGGCGGGGGTTCAGGGAGTACCGCCTCGGGGACTACTCCACCTGGCTGCGGCGACGGGTCGAGAACCGCGAGAACTGGGCCTGGATCGGGAGCTGCCTCCACGACGGCGGGGTCTGCCGGAAGCTCGCGGCCAGGAGGGAGACCCCGCAGCAGTTCGCCACCAGCGGCCTCTCCCCGATCCAG TCCGGATGCTGCAAGCCCCCAACTAGATGCAACTTCACCTACAAGAGCGAGACTGTCTGGATCAAACCTCCCGGCCTCAACTCTACTGATGACCCCGACTGCAACACGTGGTCAAATGATCCGAGTGCTCTCTGCTATGGCTGCCAGTCATGCAAGGCTGGAGTGCTCGCGAACCTGAAGAATGACTGGAAGAAGATCGCCACCGTCAACATCATattcctcatcttcctcatcgtcgtttaCTCTGTTGGGTGCTGCGCTTTCAGGAACAACCGGCGGGACAACTCACGCCCAGCCTGGAAATGA